The DNA segment CCCGTAGACGTCGAAGTCGTAGGTGCCGGGCGCGCGGAGCTGCTTGTAGCCGGAATACCGGCCGGCGGTGACGAACGGCCGAGCGAAAAGCTGGAGCGTGAGGTCCGGCGTGAACGTCCAGCCCGCGCGGAGGCCGAGCGAGAACGAGGTCTGCCGGATGTCACCGAAGACGTAGCGCGTGCCGAAGGTGGCCTCGGCAGCCTCATCCTCGACGGCGGTGAGGTACTGGTCCGTGTCGAACTCGTTCGACAGTTCCGGGCTGAGGACAAACTCGAGCGAGGACGACGGACGCACCGTGAGGTCCACCCCGGCGTTCACGTCCCACTCGGGGTTCTCGGCGAACTCGGTGCGGATGAACGTGTAGGCGCTGCCCGAGACCACCCGGCGGTCGTCGCTGTGGACCCACGGGTTGACGCCGATGTCGGCGGGCCTCGTGGCGACCGGTCCGCCACGCGTGAGGCGGTCGTTGAAGGTCTCGCCGAGGTTGCCACCGACGTAGAGGCCGGTGCCCCACAGGTTGGCAAACTGGAGGTTTGAGTTGAAGTTCAGCCGCCGGTTGATGGTCTGCCCAGCGCCGTTGACGGCGACGTTCCAGTTGACGTTGCCGCCCCAGCGCCGCAGCCAGGCCGGGCTGGGGTCGTTCTCGTTGTAGATCACGATGCCGGAGTGCGAGTACACGTCCGACCGGAACTGGAAACCCAGGTCATTCACGTCGAAGCCGGGGCTGACGTGGTTGGCCGTGAGCGAGCCGATGAGCTTGCCGCTCGTCTTGGCGATGGAGACCTCGCCGTAGGCCCCGCTCAGGCTCGTCGCACCGTCGCCGACGCTGAGGTGGTCCGCATCGGGACGCTGGAGGTAGCGCTGCGGCGCGCGCTGCAAGGCATCGATCACCGCCTCGGAGCCACCCACGACGCTCCCAGCCACAACACCGCTGACGGTCCACGCCCGGTTACCCCAGGCGTGCTCGAAGTCGAGGCCGCCGACGTAGGCACTCTCCGGCGTGATATCGGCGAAGGCGGGCTCGGCCATGCTCCGGTTCGTCGCGGTGAACAGGCCGCCGACGACGGTCTGCCCGTCGCGGAAGTCGCGCTTGACGCGCCCGACGGCGTAGTTCGTCAGTGGCTCGACGGGCGTCTGGAGCCGCTCGCCATCGGTGCTGAGGACCTGCGCCTGCTCCTCGACGGTGACCGCGTCGAGCACCCCAATCGACCAGTCGCCGACCTTGCCGCTCACCTTCGCGGCCGTCGCAATCGTCGTCTGGTCCGGCGAGTCGGTGTAGACGAACTCCTCGCCGCTCAGCCCGCGCTGGGGCCGGCGCCCGATGCGGCGCGAGTAGAAAAAGGTCGGGCGGAAGTTGGTATTGAACGTCCGCGTCCGGCCGAACTGGAACACGTCGACCCCCTCGACGAAGAACGGTCGCCGCTCCTCGAAGAAGACCTCGAACTGCGATAGGTTCACCACCGCCGGGTCGGCCTCGACCTGCCCGAAATCTGGGTTGATGGTGGCCGAGAGCGTGAGGTTGCTCGTGAGGCCGTACTTCACGTCTGCACCGACCGAGCCGTGGAGGTCGTTCTCGCTGTAGAACGGATTGTCGGCCTCGCCCGGCTCGCGCGTGAGGCGGCTGGCGAGGTAGGGCTGCACTTCAAGCCGTCGGGGCGAGGCCAATCCGCTCAGCCCTTCGAGCGTTCCGAAGCGGGAGACGAACCCGTCCACATCCGGCAGAATCGGTGCCCAGAAGGTCTTCTCGTCGGTGCGGGCGATGTCGCGCTGGAACTGGATCCCCCATGCCCCGACACCCTCGCCGGTCTGGTAGCGAAGCTGGGAGAACGGGATCCGAAACTCGGCCGTCCAGCCCGTGTCGTTCCGGGCAACGGCCGCGTCCCACACCGCGTCCCAGCTCATGTCCTCGTTGTTGTCGTTGTAGGTGAGGATGTCGTACTTGACGCCGGCCGCGTTGACGCCGAACCCGAAGGCGGTCCGCCCGTCGCCGTAGGAGTCGAGCGAGACGAAGACCTTGTCGCTGATCGTCCAGTCGTCGCGCCGGGCGAGGCGGGCTACGACCGCATCGGGGTTGTCGTCGTAGCACCGGAAGCCGACCCAGAGCGCGTCGTCGTCGTAGAGGACGAACGCCTCGGTGTGCTGGGTGGCGGGTTCGCCTGCGTGAGGCCGGAGCTGGACGAACCCGGAAGCGGCCTCGGCGCTTCGCCACGCGGCTTCGCCGAGGCGACCGTCGAGCGCGGGCGAAGCCGCTGCCTCGACGCGGACGGCGCGGATGCTCCGCGGCGTGTCGTCATCCGGCTGTGCCGTACCGGCAGCCAGGAGAAAAGCGGCGAGGGTGAGGAGCAGCGTGTCCATGCATTGCTGGGGCTAGTCGTGAGCGGGCATACCTCACCCGCACAGGTGTCGTTGAGCAGGACACTGGAAGGTTAGAGGGGATGCTCGGCCGCGCTAGTGGTCGGCCGCGCCGTGTCTGCCGGATGCTTCGCGGTGCCGCATCTCGCGGAGGTAGCGCTTCAGCGCTCGCTCCTCCGCCCGCAGCGCCTCGCAGAGCACCTGCAGCTCCTGTCGCTCGGCGAGAGTGAGCTCGTCTTCGGCGAGTTCCTCTTCGAGGTCGTCGAGTTCGTCGCGGAGATCATCAAGCTCATCGCGGAGGCCGTCTTCGGCCTCTTGCCAGACCTCGTCCCAGTCTGCGCTCTCCCACGCCCAGTCTATCTCGGCCAGAGCCGCCTCGACCTCGCGCTGAATGTCGACCCGGTCGATGCCGGCGAGCGCCGATGCGATAGCCCCCTCAAAATCGACGGCGGCCAGGGCGCGCTCTGCCTCCTCCATCGCACGCTCCATCTCGGGCCCTATGTCGGCGAGCGCCTGAAAGGCGAGGTCGCGGTGGCGCTCCTCCTGTACCCTCCGATCGTTCAGCCACTGCTCTTCGATGCGTGCCCGGCGCTCGTTGAGGCGCTGGTGCCGGTCGCGCGCAGCGTCTGCGCCCGTGGCCGCCCCGATAGCACCCGAGCCCCGGCGCAGCTTGATGCTGCCGTTGAGCACGGAGAGCGTCAGCCGGCGCGAGGCGCTGCCGACCTGCCCTTTCGCCGACGCTCCGGTGTAGCCGTCGCGGCGGATCTCCAGCGGGAAGTCGGACTTGATGCTGCCCGTCTGCGCCTCGGCGCGGACCGTCGCGCTGAAGTCGTCCGGCACGTCGAGGGTGATACTGCCGTTGACCGTCTCGAAGGCGAGCGTGCCGTCCCAGTCGGCGCGGCCCATGCGGAGGGTGAGGCTGCCGTTGACGGTGCCGGCGCGGACGAGCCCGGCCGCCTCGGCACGGACCGAGCCGTTGACGGTCTCGGCCGTCACGTCGCCCCGGCGCGAGGCCGTCTCCAAGCTGCCGTTGACAGTGCGGACTTCGACATCGGCCCCGAGCGGTTCAGTCTTGACGCTGCCGTTGACGGTTTGAGCGACGAGCCGGACGCTCTCGGGTAACGTGATCTCGAACTGCACGTTCACGTCGCTGTCCCGGATGTCGCCGTCACCCGCCCCCTCGCCGGGGCGGCAGCGGCCGTCCTGCCCCGGATAGACCGCGCACACGACGACCCCGTTCGCAAACTCGTTGACGACGATCTCGACCTCGTCCTCCCGCCCCCGGCGCGACTTCTTCTCAGCCTCAATGCGGACACGGTCCCCCGCGCCGGTGCGCGCCTGGATCGACCCATTGATCCCGTAGACCTCGACGGAGCCACCCGAGGCCACGCGGCCCTCCCAGGTGACCGTGTCGTCACGCGTCGAGCTAGCGATCACCAGCACCTCGGGCTCCGGCGCGGGGGTCGGCTCCGCCACGTCCGGCGCGAGCAGCACTGCCTGTAGGTCCGGTTCAGCCTCTACCGGGTGGAACGCGGCCAGGGGCAAGATGAGCGCGAGCGCCAGCGCGCCGCAGACCGCGAGGCCCACCCGGCTTGCCGCGCTCCGGTTCTGGTCGGCGTCCAGGATCGAGAGGATGCGGCCTTCGAGGTTAGAGCGCCGGGCCATCGGGGCGGTCGCGGACAGGGAAAGGGAATCGCGCCGGAAGCGGCGGGCGATGCTCATCAGGTGGTCGGCGTAGTCCGAGGCGCGCGCGCCGTTGTTGATGACGTAGTCGTCGCAGGCGTGCTCGCGCTCGAGCAGGAACCGGCGGTGCGCTGCCCACGCGAGCGGGTTGAACCAGTGCACGACCAGGGCCGCCTGGGCGACGAGTTGCGACAGGCAGTCGCGCCGCAGGATGTGTGCTAGCTCGTGGGTCAGCACCACCTCACGCCGGTCCTCCGACCATGCGTCGGCACCGGCCGGCAGGAGCACGACGGGCGTGCTGACCCCGCACGCAACCGGGACCGTGATGCGGTCGCTGCGGAGCAGCCGGACCGGACGCTCCAGGCCCAGCCCGAACGCAATCCGCTCTTTGAGTTCCAGCCATTCCGGGTCGTGGACCGGCTCGGCGCGCTGCACGAGCTGCCACGCCCCGAGCATCGCAATGAACCATCGCGCCGCGACGACGACGGTTCCGGCAACCCACGCCAGCAGCACCCACGAGCGCCAGTCGTCCAGGGGCAGCGGCGACGATGGGCTGTGCCCCATCAGCGGAGCGGCAGCGGCCGACGCAGCCGCTTCGCGGCGCTCGATGACCACCGAGCGCGCACGCGTACCGTCATGATGGACGTGAACTTGCAGGTCCGACTGAGCCTCGGCGTCCGGGCGGGAGGAAGCATCCGGCCTCGGGATCACCAGAACGCGCGGTGCACTCGGCGGGGACGGCGGCAGCGGCGGAGCCAAGAGCGACAGCGGTGCAGCCGGGGCGGCGGCCGGCGCTGGCGGGATCGGGGTGACGAAAGCGCCTGAGTCCGATGCGGGCAGCACCGGCACCTGCCAGCCGGGCAGGACGAGGAACAGCGCCGGCAGCACGAGCGCTGCCGCGAGGGCCAGCGTCCAGACCGCGTGCCGCGTGGCCGCCGACGTGCGCCGCAGCAGGCCAACAACGAAGAAGGTCGCGAGGAAGAGCAGCGTACCCTTGACGGCGACCGCAGCAAGCAGCGCGGTCCAGTCGGACAGGTCGAGGTATGTGACAAAGTTCATGCTAGCGGCCCTCCTTTCTGGCTTTCTCGATGAGCGAGGCGAGTCGGTCTAGCTCGTCGTCCGACAGGTTCTTACCCTCCGTATCGAGGAGCGCGGCCACCGCTCGGCCGGCCGAGTCGTCGAAGAATGTGCGGACTACGTGGCGCAGCGCCGAACGGCGCGCTTTCTCTGGCGCGACGGTCGGGTGGTAGACGTAGCGCGGTCCGTCCTGGGTGTGCGCGAGGTGGCCCTTCTCTTCGAGGATGCGGAGCAGGGCGCGGACGGCCGAGTAGCTTGGCGGATCGGCGAGGCCGTCCATGACCTCGGCGGCCGTAGCCTCACCGCGCCGGTAAACGACGTCCATAATTTGCCGCTCGCGGCGGCTGAGGTTGGGAGCAGGCATGGGGGATCCGTTGGTCGGGCGTCGCTACGGGCGCGGGAAACGCAGAGTTACACGCTCTGCTAAATTTTTAACACTGTCAAAGTATGAGACGACGCGTACCCCTGTCAAGAGTCTATGCTAAAAAATCAGCATCTCTATCCCCTGACGAAACCTAGTTTCCCCTCTTCTGGCTTTCCAGCCCGGTGCGACGGACAGGCACACCCGTGCCGCCAGCAGGCTTGTGCCTTTTGTGCCCGGCCGGGGCTCGGCAGCGGATGCGGAGGCACTTCAGGGGCCTTCGGTCCTTCGGCCGCTGATTCGTCGCCGGGCCAGGTGTGCGGAAAATGCACCACCGGGTGGGATGACCCTGGCCCGGGCGTAGCACCGCTACGCCCCTACGGGATTGGGGCGGAGCGCGGCGAGCTCGCTAACTCCGCCGATTTTCTTTCCTCTGCCCTCTACCGCTCACCCTCCTCGCATCATTGATAGCACAGTCAGGACCCCCTCGCGCGGCATCTTGATGAAGTCGTTGAACTGCCCACCCGCTGCGAGCACCTCGCCGCCGTCGAGCGCGATGCACTCGCCGGAGAGGTAGGACGAACCGTCGGAGAGGAGGAAGACGGCGAGGTCGCCGAGTTCGTGCGGCTCGCCGAAGCGCTTCAGGGGGACGCGCTTCTTCATGTTCTCGGCCATCTCCTCATCGGGGACGAGGCGGCTCCACGCACCTTCGGTCGGGAAGGGACCGGGGGCGATGCAGTTGAGGCGGATGCCGTAGGTCCCCCACTCCGCCGCGAGCGACTTGGTCATCGCCACGATGCCTGCCTTCGAGACGGCGCTCGGGAGGACGAACGCGCTGCCGGTCTCGGCGTAGGTCGTCGCAATCGAGAGAACGGCTCCGGGCGTGCCGCGCTCGATCCACCGCTGCCCGCACTGCTGGGTGCAGTAGAACGACCCGTAGAGGTTGGTTTTGACGATCGCGTCGAACCCGTTCGGGCTGAGGTCGGCCGAGGCCGCGAGGAAGTTGGCCGCCGCGTTGTTGACGAGCCGCGTCACCGGCCCCTGCCGGGCCTCCGCCTCGTCGAAGAAGGCGGCGACGCTCTCGGCCTCGCGGACGTTGCACGAGATGCCTTCGGCGGTGCCCCCGGCCTCTCGGATGTCGCTTGCGGTCTGCTCCAGGGGCTCCTCGCGGCGCCCGCAGATCGTGATGGCAGCGCCGAGCGCAGCGGCGCGCATCGCCATCACGCGGCCCAGCCCCGTACCCCCGCCGGTTACCACAACGTGTTCGCCGCTCAGGAGGTCGCTTCGGTAGATCTCTGCCATGTCAGGGTGAAATGAGCGAGGGCGTACCGGCGGCACGCCCTCGCGGGTGGTCGGTCGTGGGAAAGGTACGGCTAGAGGTCTTTGACGGCCGGCTCGGTCGGAGCCGTGGTGGCACCGTAGGCCGTGCCGCCCGAGCTTTCGAAGACGGTCTCGCTCGTCGCGCCGTCACCCGAGGTCGGAGCCGCAGGCACCGTCATGACTGCGCCTTGCTTGTACTCGTCGAGGGTGAAGCTGTCGACCTGGATAGCGTCCTGCCGGGCCGCGTTCGCGTCCTGGAGAAGCTGCGCTTCGGCTGGGGTGATGATCCCCTTCTCGACGGCCTGCTCGACGAGCACCTTCGGAGCCACCTTGCGCGGCAGCTCCTTCCGGCGGATTGCTTTCTTGACCTTCTGCATTACGCCTTCCGACTCGTAGGCGAGCCCCAGCGCGTGCTCCAGCCGGCCGAGCGCTTCCTCCTTGTCGGCAGGGACAAACATGCCGCCGAGGAGCCGCTCGCGGTGCTCACCGGGGACCTGCACGGCCTGCGCCACCTTGTGCCCGAGGGCGTCCGACGGCTGCGTGCCGAGACGGTTAAACCGGCTCCACGCGGCGATCGGCCCGCGGAAGAGCCAGGTCGCGCCCGGCACCTCGATGTTGGCGTACAGCCCGTCGAACGCCTCCTGGATCTGCTCGAAGGCGTGCTCCATCGCCCAGCGCATGAACGCCTCGTCTTCCTTGAGTCGGCCGTCGGTCTCGAACCGGTGCAGCACCGTCGCGCCGAGGTACATCCACGAGAAAATGTCGGCGAAGCGGCCGGTCAGCTTCTCCTTCCGCTTGAGGTCACCGCCGAGGGTGCCCATCGCAAGGTCGGCGAGGAAGGCGAATGAGGCGCTCGTCCAGGCCAGCTTCTGCCAGTAGCGCTTCGTCGGGCCCCCGGCCGGCGCACCGGCGAAGACGCCGCGCGTGGCGCTCAGCCCGGTGGCGCGGAACGCGTTGCGGACGACGTGCCCGATGTGCGGCCAGAACGCGGCGTCGAACGCCTTCGTGTCCTTCGCCATCAGCGCCTCGATCTCGCGGTAGGCGTAGGGGTGGCAGCGGATCGCGCCCTGCCCGAAGATCATCAGCGTCCGCGTGAGGATGTTCGCGCCCTCGACCGTGATGCCGATGAACGAGCTGGCCATCTGGGCCGCGAGCAGGTTGCGTGGGCCGCGGCTGATGCCGTTGCCGCCGACGACGTCCATCGCGTCGGTTAGCCCGGCGCGGCACAGCTCGGTCGACTGGTACTTCAGCATCGCCGTCACGACGGCCGGCTTGGCCCCGTGCATGATGCCGGCGCAGGTGTAGCGCCGCGCGGCGTCGAGGAGGTAGGTCGCCCCGCCGATGCGGGCAAGGGGCTCCTCGATCCCCTCGAACTTGCCGATCGGCAGGCCGAACTGCTGGCGGACGCGGGCGTGCGCGCCGGCCACGCGCGCCGCGAGCTTCGTCTTGCCCGCAGCCCCGGCCGGGAGCGTGACGCCGCGCCCGGCGGCCAGGCTCTCCATGAGCATCTTCCACCCCTGCCCCGCTCCCTCGCCCCCGCCGATGACGGCGAACTCCAGCGGGAGCACCACGTCGTGGCCCTCAGTCGGGCAGTTGTAGAACGGGATGCCGAGCGGGTCGTGGCGCCGGCCGAGCACGACGCCTTCGCTGTCGGTCGGGACGAGGGCGCAGGAGATGCCGAGGTCGGTGCCTTTGCCGAGCAGGTTGTCGGGGTCGTCGAGCTTGAAGGCGAGGCCGAGGACGGTCGAGACGGCGGCGAGCGTGATGTAGCGCTTGTGCCAGTTCAGGCGGACGTAGAGCTCGCCGTCCTCCCCCCGAAAGACCGTGCCGCGCGACGAGATCGCCCCCGCATCGGACCCGGCGTTCGGCTCCGTCAGCGCGAAGGCGGGGATGTCGGTGCCGTCAGCGAGGCGCGGGAGGTAGTAGTCGCGCTGCTCCTCGGTGCCGTAGTGGATCAGCAGCTCGGCCGGCCCAAGCGAGTTCGGCACCCCGACCGTCACCGCCGCCACCGCGTTACGCGTGTCGATCTTCTGCAGCACCTCGGACACACCGATAGCCGAGAATCCGAGGCCGCCGTACTTCTTCGGCACGATCATGCCGAGGAAGCGCTCGCGCTTGAGGAAGTCCCAGATCGCCTCCGAAAGCCCGCGCTCCTGCATCGTCGTCCACTCGTCGGCCATGCGGCACAGCTCTTCTGCCGGTCCGTCGAGGAACGCCTGCTCCTCGGGCGTCAGGTCGGGGTAGGCCTCGTCCATGATCCGCTTGAAGTCCGGCTTACCGCTGAAGAGCTCGCCCTCGACCCAGACCGTGCCCGCCTCGATGGCTGTCTGCTCGGTCGGCGAGATCGTCGGGAGGAACCCGAGGGCGTCCATCAGCCCCATCACCGGGCGCGTGAGCAGGGCGCGCCGGACGGCCGGGATGTTGAAGACGACCGCTAGGACGGCGAACACGACCGTCAGCCACAGCGGCGCGCCGAAACCGACGAGTGCTGCGAGGCCGGCGGCGGCC comes from the Bacteroidota bacterium genome and includes:
- a CDS encoding DUF5916 domain-containing protein gives rise to the protein MDTLLLTLAAFLLAAGTAQPDDDTPRSIRAVRVEAAASPALDGRLGEAAWRSAEAASGFVQLRPHAGEPATQHTEAFVLYDDDALWVGFRCYDDNPDAVVARLARRDDWTISDKVFVSLDSYGDGRTAFGFGVNAAGVKYDILTYNDNNEDMSWDAVWDAAVARNDTGWTAEFRIPFSQLRYQTGEGVGAWGIQFQRDIARTDEKTFWAPILPDVDGFVSRFGTLEGLSGLASPRRLEVQPYLASRLTREPGEADNPFYSENDLHGSVGADVKYGLTSNLTLSATINPDFGQVEADPAVVNLSQFEVFFEERRPFFVEGVDVFQFGRTRTFNTNFRPTFFYSRRIGRRPQRGLSGEEFVYTDSPDQTTIATAAKVSGKVGDWSIGVLDAVTVEEQAQVLSTDGERLQTPVEPLTNYAVGRVKRDFRDGQTVVGGLFTATNRSMAEPAFADITPESAYVGGLDFEHAWGNRAWTVSGVVAGSVVGGSEAVIDALQRAPQRYLQRPDADHLSVGDGATSLSGAYGEVSIAKTSGKLIGSLTANHVSPGFDVNDLGFQFRSDVYSHSGIVIYNENDPSPAWLRRWGGNVNWNVAVNGAGQTINRRLNFNSNLQFANLWGTGLYVGGNLGETFNDRLTRGGPVATRPADIGVNPWVHSDDRRVVSGSAYTFIRTEFAENPEWDVNAGVDLTVRPSSSLEFVLSPELSNEFDTDQYLTAVEDEAAEATFGTRYVFGDIRQTSFSLGLRAGWTFTPDLTLQLFARPFVTAGRYSGYKQLRAPGTYDFDVYGRDTGTIAEREDAFEVAPGDGGEAFSFDKPDFNFRSLRGSAVVRWEYRPGSALFFVWQQQRDGFEDFGDFDLDRDVGAIFREDVQNIFLVKATYWLGV
- a CDS encoding SDR family oxidoreductase; this translates as MAEIYRSDLLSGEHVVVTGGGTGLGRVMAMRAAALGAAITICGRREEPLEQTASDIREAGGTAEGISCNVREAESVAAFFDEAEARQGPVTRLVNNAAANFLAASADLSPNGFDAIVKTNLYGSFYCTQQCGQRWIERGTPGAVLSIATTYAETGSAFVLPSAVSKAGIVAMTKSLAAEWGTYGIRLNCIAPGPFPTEGAWSRLVPDEEMAENMKKRVPLKRFGEPHELGDLAVFLLSDGSSYLSGECIALDGGEVLAAGGQFNDFIKMPREGVLTVLSMMRGG
- a CDS encoding M56 family metallopeptidase, with the translated sequence MNFVTYLDLSDWTALLAAVAVKGTLLFLATFFVVGLLRRTSAATRHAVWTLALAAALVLPALFLVLPGWQVPVLPASDSGAFVTPIPPAPAAAPAAPLSLLAPPLPPSPPSAPRVLVIPRPDASSRPDAEAQSDLQVHVHHDGTRARSVVIERREAAASAAAAPLMGHSPSSPLPLDDWRSWVLLAWVAGTVVVAARWFIAMLGAWQLVQRAEPVHDPEWLELKERIAFGLGLERPVRLLRSDRITVPVACGVSTPVVLLPAGADAWSEDRREVVLTHELAHILRRDCLSQLVAQAALVVHWFNPLAWAAHRRFLLEREHACDDYVINNGARASDYADHLMSIARRFRRDSLSLSATAPMARRSNLEGRILSILDADQNRSAASRVGLAVCGALALALILPLAAFHPVEAEPDLQAVLLAPDVAEPTPAPEPEVLVIASSTRDDTVTWEGRVASGGSVEVYGINGSIQARTGAGDRVRIEAEKKSRRGREDEVEIVVNEFANGVVVCAVYPGQDGRCRPGEGAGDGDIRDSDVNVQFEITLPESVRLVAQTVNGSVKTEPLGADVEVRTVNGSLETASRRGDVTAETVNGSVRAEAAGLVRAGTVNGSLTLRMGRADWDGTLAFETVNGSITLDVPDDFSATVRAEAQTGSIKSDFPLEIRRDGYTGASAKGQVGSASRRLTLSVLNGSIKLRRGSGAIGAATGADAARDRHQRLNERRARIEEQWLNDRRVQEERHRDLAFQALADIGPEMERAMEEAERALAAVDFEGAIASALAGIDRVDIQREVEAALAEIDWAWESADWDEVWQEAEDGLRDELDDLRDELDDLEEELAEDELTLAERQELQVLCEALRAEERALKRYLREMRHREASGRHGAADH
- a CDS encoding BlaI/MecI/CopY family transcriptional regulator, translating into MPAPNLSRRERQIMDVVYRRGEATAAEVMDGLADPPSYSAVRALLRILEEKGHLAHTQDGPRYVYHPTVAPEKARRSALRHVVRTFFDDSAGRAVAALLDTEGKNLSDDELDRLASLIEKARKEGR
- a CDS encoding acyl-CoA dehydrogenase, with the translated sequence MEPLALFAETPWGWAALGVLAVLFALGFTGAPLWLWAAAGLAALVGFGAPLWLTVVFAVLAVVFNIPAVRRALLTRPVMGLMDALGFLPTISPTEQTAIEAGTVWVEGELFSGKPDFKRIMDEAYPDLTPEEQAFLDGPAEELCRMADEWTTMQERGLSEAIWDFLKRERFLGMIVPKKYGGLGFSAIGVSEVLQKIDTRNAVAAVTVGVPNSLGPAELLIHYGTEEQRDYYLPRLADGTDIPAFALTEPNAGSDAGAISSRGTVFRGEDGELYVRLNWHKRYITLAAVSTVLGLAFKLDDPDNLLGKGTDLGISCALVPTDSEGVVLGRRHDPLGIPFYNCPTEGHDVVLPLEFAVIGGGEGAGQGWKMLMESLAAGRGVTLPAGAAGKTKLAARVAGAHARVRQQFGLPIGKFEGIEEPLARIGGATYLLDAARRYTCAGIMHGAKPAVVTAMLKYQSTELCRAGLTDAMDVVGGNGISRGPRNLLAAQMASSFIGITVEGANILTRTLMIFGQGAIRCHPYAYREIEALMAKDTKAFDAAFWPHIGHVVRNAFRATGLSATRGVFAGAPAGGPTKRYWQKLAWTSASFAFLADLAMGTLGGDLKRKEKLTGRFADIFSWMYLGATVLHRFETDGRLKEDEAFMRWAMEHAFEQIQEAFDGLYANIEVPGATWLFRGPIAAWSRFNRLGTQPSDALGHKVAQAVQVPGEHRERLLGGMFVPADKEEALGRLEHALGLAYESEGVMQKVKKAIRRKELPRKVAPKVLVEQAVEKGIITPAEAQLLQDANAARQDAIQVDSFTLDEYKQGAVMTVPAAPTSGDGATSETVFESSGGTAYGATTAPTEPAVKDL